The DNA region GCACTCCAGAGACCGACTGAGTTGCGAAAATCGCAGTTCCGGACCAGAATAATTCGGTAATAGCAGGTGATTGGTTGCGGTTTGCACAAGCCCTTTTGCTGTGGGACACATCAACACACACAGTGACTTCCGGGATGTCTTCGAACACGAAGCAGGACGGAACCCTGACCGACGCCCAGCGGGAACTCCTCAGGAGTGCGGTCAGCGAGGGGTACTTCAAAGTGCCACGTGAGGTATCGCTGGTCGAACTAGCAGAGCTCAACGATATCTCGGATAGAGAGCTGTCCCAGGAACTCAGACGCGGGCTGGACGTGGTCGTCCGGGACGCTACCCTCGAGGACTGAACCAGGCATCCCGAAATCGACGTTCTCA from Haloarchaeobius amylolyticus includes:
- a CDS encoding helix-turn-helix domain-containing protein, translating into MTSGMSSNTKQDGTLTDAQRELLRSAVSEGYFKVPREVSLVELAELNDISDRELSQELRRGLDVVVRDATLED